A portion of the Calditrichota bacterium genome contains these proteins:
- a CDS encoding glycerol-3-phosphate acyltransferase has translation MHGQPTAVATALWTTAGFLSGSLMFSYWLGLLVGKDVRSVGDGNPGAANAIKAAGPAIGLAGGFLDFLKGAVPVALATWPLSAPEASRWGWLLPLIAMAPVLGHIFSPWLAGRGGKGIAVTFGVWTGLTAWQVPCVLGGTCAAAKFLLRLPDAWVVVSAMAATTLFVGLRFGAGPLLAAAMANLALLMFTHRRELRARRSTA, from the coding sequence ATGCACGGCCAACCGACTGCAGTGGCGACCGCCCTCTGGACAACAGCTGGCTTCCTCAGCGGTTCGCTCATGTTTTCCTACTGGCTGGGATTGCTGGTGGGCAAGGACGTGCGCAGCGTGGGCGACGGCAACCCTGGAGCAGCGAACGCAATCAAGGCGGCAGGCCCGGCCATCGGACTCGCTGGAGGCTTTCTGGACTTTCTCAAAGGGGCAGTTCCCGTGGCATTGGCCACCTGGCCGCTGTCGGCGCCGGAGGCCTCGCGTTGGGGATGGCTTCTGCCGCTCATCGCCATGGCGCCAGTGCTGGGTCACATCTTTTCGCCGTGGCTGGCAGGTCGCGGCGGCAAGGGGATTGCCGTTACTTTCGGTGTCTGGACCGGGCTCACCGCTTGGCAGGTTCCCTGCGTTCTGGGTGGCACCTGCGCGGCGGCCAAGTTCCTCCTCCGCCTACCGGACGCTTGGGTGGTGGTTTCAGCAATGGCTGCGACAACGCTGTTCGTTGGTCTGCGCTTCGGTGCCGGTCCTCTGTTGGCAGCCGCCATGGCGAACCTTGCTCTCCTCATGTTCACCCATCGGCGGGAATTGCGCGCACGCAGGAGCACGGCGTGA